The Leptospira selangorensis DNA window AAGGGCCTTGAACATTTTTTTGAAACAGGCAGTAAGAAAGGAATACAAGCAGATCACGCTAGTAAATTAGCAAGGCTTCTGGATAGATTAGATTCATCTACTTCTCCGAAAGATATGGATTTACCTGCTTATCGGTTACATCCACTTAAAGGTCGAGAGCAGGGTAGGTGGTCGGTCTGGGTGAATGGTAATTGGCGCCTTACTTTCGAATTTGAAGGAGAGAACGCTATATTAGTAGATTATGAGGACTATCACTAGTAGAGGAGAGATTTTATGCATAAAAGAAGACCTACACATCCAGGTGAAATTCTACTAGAAGATATAATCAAGCCATTAGGACTGACGATAACCGAAGCTGCAAAGGATTTAGGTGTATCTCGTAAAACTCTTTCAGAGATAGTTAATGGTAAGAGTCCTGTTACACCAGAAATGGCTGTAAGAATAGGCATCGCTACTAATACTTCTGCGGAGAGTTGGTTGAATATGCA harbors:
- a CDS encoding type II toxin-antitoxin system RelE/ParE family toxin, which gives rise to KGLEHFFETGSKKGIQADHASKLARLLDRLDSSTSPKDMDLPAYRLHPLKGREQGRWSVWVNGNWRLTFEFEGENAILVDYEDYH
- a CDS encoding HigA family addiction module antitoxin, whose protein sequence is MHKRRPTHPGEILLEDIIKPLGLTITEAAKDLGVSRKTLSEIVNGKSPVTPEMAVRIGIATNTSAESWLNM